Proteins encoded in a region of the Bradyrhizobium sp. CB3481 genome:
- a CDS encoding ATP-binding protein yields the protein MTVAIEMGHTTAGAPAGLDLEELLATRLLVQGNSGSGKSHLLRRLLEQSAPWVQQTIIDPEGDFVTLADRFGHLLIDAEDHTERGLQVAGERARIHRVSTVLNLEGLDAENQMRRAAAFLNGLFEVARDHWYPMLVVVDEAQLFAPAVAGEVTDEARKLSLGAMTNLMCRGRKRGLAGVIATQRLAKLAKNVAAEASNFLMGRTFLDIDMARAADLLGMERRQAEAFRDLQRGQFMALGPALSRRPLELRIGATETAPRNATPRLMPLPEATPDARAIILAAPPPETNRPQRRTPPPDLLNQLMAAKSAAQEIRPDAAEQPLSAEELAERRERVDRILRAIMAEPDAGFRAIGVLYQEFVVRCRIEGLGATVPDLGEFRRMLTRARAGLGSDVTEDDGWQDVSVRASLLPEDMQGVFMMIARAAKEGWPCPGDAAIARAYGSHSLRRARRLLSYIEEQGLIVCQLDGAGRRIVTLVELAWATAPGDPNAEEVPAELGYPSSAL from the coding sequence GGCGCTCCGGCGGGTCTGGACCTTGAGGAACTGCTGGCGACCCGCCTGTTGGTGCAGGGCAATTCGGGCTCGGGCAAATCTCATCTGCTGCGCCGGCTGCTCGAACAGAGCGCGCCCTGGGTGCAGCAGACCATCATCGATCCCGAAGGCGACTTCGTCACGCTTGCCGACCGCTTCGGCCACCTCTTGATCGATGCCGAGGACCACACCGAGCGCGGCCTGCAGGTCGCCGGCGAGCGCGCGCGCATTCATCGCGTCTCCACCGTGCTCAATCTCGAGGGGCTCGACGCCGAAAACCAGATGCGGCGCGCGGCGGCGTTCCTCAATGGGTTGTTCGAGGTCGCGCGCGACCATTGGTACCCGATGCTTGTCGTGGTGGACGAGGCGCAGCTGTTCGCGCCCGCGGTCGCCGGCGAGGTTACGGATGAGGCGCGCAAGCTTTCGCTTGGCGCCATGACGAATTTGATGTGCCGCGGCCGCAAACGCGGACTTGCCGGGGTGATTGCCACCCAGCGGCTGGCGAAGCTCGCCAAGAACGTCGCGGCCGAGGCGTCCAATTTCCTGATGGGCCGGACCTTCCTGGATATCGACATGGCGCGCGCCGCCGACCTTCTCGGCATGGAACGGCGGCAGGCGGAAGCCTTCCGTGATCTGCAGCGCGGCCAATTCATGGCGCTGGGACCGGCGCTCTCGCGCCGTCCGCTGGAGCTGCGCATTGGTGCAACCGAGACCGCGCCGCGCAACGCGACTCCGCGCCTGATGCCGCTGCCGGAGGCGACGCCCGATGCACGCGCCATCATCCTGGCCGCACCGCCGCCCGAGACCAACCGGCCGCAGCGCCGGACCCCGCCGCCGGATCTGCTCAACCAGCTGATGGCGGCGAAATCAGCGGCGCAGGAGATCCGCCCCGACGCGGCGGAGCAGCCCCTCAGCGCCGAGGAGCTGGCGGAGCGGCGTGAACGGGTGGACCGTATTCTGCGCGCCATCATGGCGGAGCCCGACGCGGGATTCCGCGCCATCGGCGTCCTCTATCAGGAATTCGTGGTCCGCTGCCGGATCGAGGGCCTCGGCGCGACCGTGCCTGATCTCGGTGAATTCCGCCGCATGCTGACGCGCGCCCGCGCCGGGCTCGGCTCCGATGTAACCGAGGATGACGGCTGGCAGGACGTCTCGGTCCGTGCCTCACTCCTGCCGGAGGATATGCAGGGCGTCTTCATGATGATCGCGCGCGCCGCGAAGGAAGGCTGGCCGTGCCCGGGCGATGCGGCGATTGCCCGCGCCTATGGCTCGCATTCGCTGCGCCGGGCGCGGCGCCTTCTGAGCTATATCGAGGAGCAGGGCCTGATCGTCTGCCAGCTCGACGGCGCCGGCCGGCGAATCGTGACGCTGGTCGAACTGGCCTGGGCGACGGCACCGGGCGACCCCAATGCCGAGGAAGTTCCGGCGGAGCTGGGTTACCCCTCCTCGGCTCTGTGA